GGTCACGGCCATGAAGCTGCGCAGGCGGTTCATGCCCAGGCTGCGGGCGACCATCTCCTGGGTCATGTCGAAGCCGCGCAACCCGGCCAGCACGGCGATGATGACGTAGGGCAGGCTCAGCATGACGTCGGCCAGGACGAGGCCGGCGCGGGTCGCCAGCAGCCCGGTCCGCGCGTAGACGAAGAACACGCCGATCGCGACGATGATGATCGGCACCATCATCGGCATGAGCAGCACAATCTGCAGCGAGCGGACCAGGCGCGACGTCGAGTTGTGGATGGCGTAGGCCGCGGCCGTGCCGAGCGGGGTCGCGATCAGCGCGGTCAGGACGGCGACCAGCAGGCTCGTCTGCGCCGCCGCCATCCAGTTGCGGCTGGTGAAGAACGCCTCGTACCACCGGGTCGACCAGGCCGGCGGCGGGAAGCTCAGGAAGCGCGCGTCGGAGAACGACATCGGCATGACGATGAGGATCGGCACGATCAGGTAGAGCAGGACCAGGCCGACGAAGCCCCAGAGCAGAAGCGAGGGGATCGACACGCGCATCACCGCGCTCCCAGGATGCGCTCGAGGGAGATCAGGCGCGACGCCGCGAAGAACAGGAGGCCGACGCAGGCGAGCAGGACGAGCGCGACGGCGCTGGCCGCGCCCCACTCGGCGTAGAGCTCGACATTGCGGCTGACGATCATCGAGACCATCAGCACCCGGCCGCCGCCCAGGAGCTCCGGCGTGATGTAGAAGCCCAGGCAGAGGATGAAGACGAGGACCGTGCCCGCGATCACGCCCGGCATCGAGAGCGGCAGGAACACGCGCCAGAAGACATGCAGAGGCGTGCCGCCGAGGCTGGCGCCGGCCTGGACGAGGTCGCCCGGTATCTTCTGCATCGTGGCGTAGAGCGGCAGGACCATGAACGGCAGGAGGATGTGGACGGTCGCTATGATCGTGCCCAGCTCGTTGTAGGCGAGCTCGAGCGGCTGATCGATCAGGCCCAGCCCGGCCAGGGCCTCGTTGATCAGGCCGGTCCGCTGGAGAAGGATGAGCCAGGCATAGGCGCGCACGAGCACGCTGGTCCAGAAGGGCAGGACGACGAGGGCGAGGACGACGTTCGCCCAGAAGGGCGGCAGCTTGAGCGCGGCGTAGGCGACGGGATAGCCGAGCAGCAGGGCCAGGCCCGTCACCAGGAAGCTGATCCGGAAGGTCAGCGTGAAGCTCGTCCAATAGGCCGGATCGGTCGCGATCCGGCGGTAGTGCTCGAGCGTCAGGCCGTCGTTCCAGAAGGACTGCCAGACCAGCCAGCCGAGCGGCAGGACGAGCAGGACGGCGACGACCACGAGCGCGGGCGCAAGCAGGAGCAGCATGGTGCCCTGCTCGCGCCGCGCATGGCGGATCGCGATGTCCATAACGTCGTCACGTGCGAGGGTCGCCTGCGCCACGCTCACCCCCGCCTCACTGCTGCATGAAGCCGAGCCAGCGCTCCTTGGCCGCCTCGCCATCGGCGGACGCCCACCACGTGCTGGACATCAGGGCCTGGACCCGTGCGTTCTCGGGCGAGCTCGGCAGCTCGGCGGCACGCTCCTCCGAGATCTTGCCGGTCTTGAACGCCTCCGGATTGCCCGGCCCGTAGTCGATCTCGAGCGGCAGGTTCGCCTGCAGGTCCGGGCTGATCGCCTCGTTGATGAAGGGAACGGCCGTCTCGAGATTGGGCGCGCCCTTGACGATGCAGAGCGAGGTGTTCTGCAGGATGCCCTGGTTGTAGGTGAACGTCGCCTGCGGCCGGTCGCGCGCGACCGCGCTGACCCGGCCGTTCCAGGCCATCAGCATGTCGACCTCGCCGTCGCTCAGGAGCTGCGCCGACTGGCCGCCCGAGGTCCACCAGACCGTGATGTGCGGCTTGATCTCCTCGAGCTTGGCGAAGGCGCGATCGACGTCGAGCGGGTAGAGCTGGTCCGGGGCGACGCCGTCCGCCATGAGGGCGGCTTCGAGCGTGGCGAGCGGATGGTTGCGCAGCGCGCGGCGTCCCGGGAAGTCCTCGACGTTCCAGAAATCGGCCCAGGTCTTGGGCGGGTTGTCGCCGAACGTCTCCTGGTTGTACGCGAGCACGCTTGAATAGAACTCGTAGGCAACCGAGTACGGCGTCTTGTACTCGGCCGGCATCGGCTCGGCGTTGGGGATCTGGGCGAAGTCGAGCGGCTCGATCAGGCCCTGCTCGCCGCCGCGCACGCAGTCCGCCGTCGGCATGTCGACGACGTCCCAGGTGGGCGAGCCGGTCTCGACCTGGGTCCGGATCACCGGCCAGGAATCCGGCGAGCTGTCCTGGTTGACCCAGATGTCGAGGTTCTCGGCGGCCGGATCGAGGATGGCCGTGGTCTGCGCCTCCTGGTAGGCGCCGCCCTGCGACACGAAGGTGATCTCTTGCGCGAAGGCCGCGCTCGCGCCCCAGAGGACGAAGGCGGAAGCGCCGATGAGCAGGGAGCCGACAGATCGCATCGCAGTCTCCTTGGCGGTTGGGGCGGAGGGCCGGAGCTACCGGCCGATCGCGTCGAGGAACTGGTACCAGCCGGCGACCAGGCGCACGGCCGGCTCGCGCAGGGCGTAGAGCGGCACCGGCTTCGATCCGGCGGCGTCGAGCAGCGCCATGTCCGGCTTTTCGCCGGCGGCGAACCGGGCGAGGTAGCGGCCCATTAGCGAGGACAGGGCCACGCCCGCGCCGTTGTAGCCGTGGGCGAACAGGACGCGGTCGTCGAGCCGGCCGACATGCGGCACGGCGTCGAGCGTCATCGCGACCAGACCCGACCAGCGGAACGCGATCGGCTGTTCGGCCAGCATCGGGAAGAGGCCGACCATGCCGTGGCGCAGCGAGCGGAACGCCGATTCGCGGTCCTCACGGCCGAACGCGCCGCGACCGCCGAACACGACCCGGTCGTCGACCATGCGGAACCAGCGCATCATGCGCCTCGTCTCGCCGTAGATCCGCCGCGAGGGCATGATGCTGGCGCGGAGGTTTGCCGACAAAGGCGCGGTCGCGATGATCGCGCTGCGGAACGGCACGAGGCGCTTCTCCAGGCCCGCGCTCGCCTTGGTCAGATCGGCATAGGCATTGGTCGCGAGGATGGCCTGCCGCGCGACGACGCGGCCGACGGGCGTCGTGACGCGGACCCCCTCGCCTTCGGGCACGAGGTCGAGCGCCGGGCTCGCCTCGAAGATCGCGGCGCCCGCGGCGCCCGCGCCCCTGGCGAGGCCGCGCACGTAGTTGAGCGGATGGAGCCCGCCCGAGGCGTCGGTCCGCGTGCCGCCGACAAAGGCGTCCGAGCCCGTCTCGGCGCGCACCTCGTCGCGGTCGAGCACGATGGCGCCCCGGTCGCCCATGACATCGCGCATCCACGCCGCCTCAGAGCGCGCGGCCTCGAACGCCGCCTCGTTGTGCGCGGCCTTGACCTGGCCGCAGCGCACGTAGGCGGCGCCCTCGATGCCGAGCGTGTCGATCATCTCCTGCACGCCGTCCACCGCCTCGTGGCTGATGGCGTACATGCGCCGGGCGACCGGCATGCCGTGCGCCGAAGCGATCGCAGGGTAGGACAGGCGGAACTTCGAGCCGACCACGCCGCCATTGCGGCCGCTGGCGCCCCAGCCGACCGTGCTCGCCTCGAGCACGACGACGCTCCGGCCGGCCTTGGCGAGATGATAGGCCGCCGAGAGGCCGGTATAGCCGCCGCCGATGACGACCACGTCTGCGCGGCGCTCGCCGTCCAGCGTCGGGCGCGCCTCGTCCGGCCGGGCCGTGCTCGCCCAGAGGGACCTTGCGGGATCGCGGGGAGAGGCAGCGGCCATGCCCGTCGCTCAGCCGGCCGCGTCGATCGCGTCGGCCAGCGCCTTCAGCGTCGGGAAGTGGAAGTCCGGCTTGGTCACCGTCTCGGGGACCGGCGTCGCGCCGAAGCCCTCCTGGCCCTGGCGCCGCTCGATCCAGCAGACGGTGTAGCCTTCGGCGCGCGCGACGCCGATGTCGTGGTACTGGCTCTGCGCCACGTGCAGGATCTCGGACTTGGCGTAGCCGAACGCCGCCTGGCGGCCCTGGTTGTAGGCGAAGTAACGGGGGTCGGGCTTGGCCGTGCCGGTGTCGTCGGCGGTCACGCTGTCGTGGAACGGCCGGCCGAGCGCCTGCTCGTAGGCGCTGAACGCGGTCCGATCGGCGTTGGTCATGGCGACCAGGCGGAAGCGCCGGCGCAGCCGCGCCAGCGCCTCGACCGAATCGGCGAAGGGCTGCCAGCGCAGCACCGACAGCTGGAACGCCTCGGCGGCACGCGCGTCCGACGGCAGGTCCAGCTCCGCGGCGACGGCCCTATAGACCTCGCCGAACACGTCGCTGGAGCGGCCCCGGTTCCGGTCGCGGCCGCGGATATAGGCGTCGAAGATCGCGGTGTCGCTATGGCGCTCGGCGCTGCGGCCGCCGATCCGGCGCACCGCGTCGAGCACGCCGCTCTCGAAGTCGATGAGCGTGCCGACGACGTCGAAGGTGAGGACCTTGAAGGACTGGAACGACATGAGACGTGGCTCTTCGCGTGAGGAAAGCAGGTGGGATCAGTCCTGCGCCTCCGGGACGACGATCGTGTCCTCGGGATGCAGGGTGACGGTGATCGGCTCGCCCACGGCCGGCACGTGCCGGCGGGCGAGATGGTGGCTGGGCTGGCGCAGGCTGATCGAGGATCCGTCTGCGAGGGTGACGAAGACGCGCGAGCTCTCGCCCTGATAGACGATCTCGGTCACGCGTCCGGCGAGGCGGTTGGCGCCGTCCACGGCGTCGCCGATCAGGAGCTTCTCGGTCTGCAGCGCCAGGAACAGCCGCGACGAGGCAGCGGGCAGCGGGCGGGCGGTCCGGATCGTGACCCCGCCCAGGCGCACCGCGTCGGGGCCGGCCGGGGTCACCGGCAAAAGCGTCGCCTCGCCGATGAAGCTCGCGATGAAGGAATCGGCGGGATGGTCGTGCAACCGCTCGGGCGGGTCGATCTGTACGACGCGTCCGTTGCGCAGCACCGCGACCCGGTCCGACATGGTCAGCGCCTCGCGCTGGTCGTGGGTCACGTAGATGATGGTCGCCGCCAGCTGCCGGTGCAGGGTGCGCAGCTCGATCTGCATGGCCTCGCGCAACTGCTTGTCGAGCGCGGACAAAGGCTCGTCCATCAGGATCAGGCGCGGCTCGAACACCATGGCGCGCGCCAGGGCGACGCGTTGGCGCTGGCCGCCCGAGAGCTGCGAGATGCGCCGGTCGGCATAGCCGTCGAGCTCGACCAGGCGGAGCGCGCGGGCGACCTTCCCGGCCCATTCCGCCTTCGGCTGGCGGCGCGCGCGCAGGGGGAACGCCACGTTCTCGCCGACGCTCATATGCGGGAACAGGGCGTAGTTCTGGAAGACGATGCCGATGTCGCGCTTGTGGGGCGGGGCGAAGGTGACGTCGCGCTCGCCGAAATGGACGCTGCCGGACGAGGGCTGGACGAAGCCGCCGAGAATGCCGAGCAAGGTCGTCTTGCCCGAGCCGGACGGGCCGAGCAGCGACACGAACTCGCCGGGCGCCACGTCGATCGAGACGTCCTGCAGGGCGACGACGTCGGCGTAGCGCTTGCCCGCGGCCCGGATCGACACCGCGACGCCGCCCTCCCCGCGCCGGGACGGACCGGCCTGGGCGGGCGCTTCGGGCGATGGTGCTTGGGGCACGCTGCGAGCCGCCATCCTCATCCCTTCACGTCATGGAGATGCGAGGCGGCCGCGACGCTGCTTCATGCAACGCGTCATGCAAGAAGCCTGCCTCGACCGTCATGAAAGAGGATCAGCGGCAATTGAGGCAATTGTCGAATTGTTGCCCTGATCATAACATCAGCTCATGACCGGTCTGCGACGGATGCTGCCCTCGGCCAACGCCCTGTTCGTGTTCGAATCGGCGGCGCGCTGGCACAGCTTCTCGGGAGCGGCCGCCGAGCTCAACGTCACCCAGCCGGCGGTCAGCCGCATGCTCGCCCGCCTCGAGCAGCATCTCGGCACGCGCCTCTTCACGCGCTCGGCGGCCGGCGTCGACCTCACGGCGGAAGGCCGCGCCCTCTATCGCGTCGTGGCGCGCAGCTTTCGCGACGTCGAGAACGCCATCGGCGAGCTCCGCCCCAGGCCGTCCGGCGGGGAGCCGCTCACGCTTTCGCTCTCCTCCGCGTTCACGACGCACTGGCTCATGCCCCGGATCGACCGGTTCCGCGCGGCGTTCCCGACGGTCGACCTGCGCTTCCAGCTCATCGCGGGCCCGCTGCACGGTCCGGTCGAGGTCGATCTCGGCATGCGCTTCCTGACGCGGGACCATCCCGACTACGTCCCGGCCTTCGCGGTCGAGGAGACCATGCTGCCGGTGTGCAGCCCGGCCTACCGGCAGGCCCACGACGCCGACCATGCCCGTCACGCGATCATCGACCTCTCGGGCTGGGACGGCTCCTGGCCGGAGAGCTTCGCGGGCCTGCGCGCCGACGACAGCCTGCGGCTCGCCTTCCCGGACTACGCGGTCGTGCTCCAGGCGGCCCTGCTGGGACAGGGCGTGGCGCTCGGCTGGTCCTACGTCGTCTCGCACTGGCTGCGCCACGGCCAGCTGGTGCCCGCCGCCGCCGGCCTGATCCGGACCGACCGCCAGTGCCAGCTGATGCTGCCCAAGGACCGCGCGGCCCGGCCGATCGTGCTGGCCGTGCGCGACTGGCTGATCGCCGAGATCCGCGCCGAGATGCGCATCGTGCACGAACGCTACCCCGGACTGGGATCCTAGCGCCGACCGGCCCGACGGCCGGATGCCCCGCGCGTCAGGACATGAAGAGCCCGCCGTCGACATTGACGGTCTGGCCGGTGATGTAGGCCGCGTCGTCCGAAGCGAGGAAGGTGACGAGGCCCGCGACGTCCTCGCCCCTGCCGGCGCGTCCGACCGGGATGTTGCGCACCCACTCGGCCATCAGTTCGCCCGGCTTGTAGTCGCCCATGAGCTTGCCCCACGCCTCGTCGTTGTAGGCCCACATGTCGGTCTCGATGATGCCGGGGCAGAAGGCGTTGACGGTGATGCCTTCCTTCGCAACTTCCTTGGCGAGGCTCTGGGTGATGCCGACCACGCCGAACTTCGAGGCGGCGTAGTGCGGCGTGTAGATGAAGCCCTGCCGCGCCTGGCCCGACGCGGTGTTGATCAGCCGGCCGCCGCCGCCGTGCTTGCGCATGCGCGCGATCGCTTCCTGGCAGCAGAGGAACACGCCCGTGGTGTTGACCTCCAGCACCTTGCGCCATTCGTCGATCGTCAGGTCCTCGACCTTGGCGATCGTGATCACGCCCGCGTTCTGGACGGAGATGTCGACCCGTCCGAACGCGGCCTCGGCGGCGTCGTAGAGCGCCCGGACGGCCGCCTGGTCCGTGACGTCGGCGACGAAGCCTTCCGCCGTGCCGCCTTCCCTGCGGATCGCCTCGACGGCGGCGCCGGGGTCCTCGTTGGCGCTCACCATGACGCGCGCGCCCTCGCGGGCGAAACGGCCGGCGATCGCGGCGCCGATGCCGCGACTGCCTCCGGTGACGACGACGGTCTTGTCCTGGAAACGGTTCATGCCTCGGTCTCCCGTTGTGGTTTGCTTCGTCGTGGCGCAGCCGGCGGCGGCCGGCCTGGCCGCTGGGCTCATCCGGCGGCGAGCGCCAGGGCCGTGTGATTGTCGGTTACCAGGATCGTGACGTAGCCGCCGAGCATCGCCGCGCGGATCGCCTCGACCTTGCGCAAGCCGCCGGCGACCCCGACCACGCGCGGAACCGCCGCCAGCTCCGGCAGGTCGACGCCGATGATCCGATGGTCGGTCGAGGAGCGCACCTGGCGCCCCTCCTGGTCGAAGAAGCGCAGGCCCATGTCGCCCACGGCTCCCGCCGAGCCCAGCTCCCGCAACTCGTCCGGGCTCAGGCGGTTGCCGCTGTCGGCCAGCATCTGCGACGGCTCCAGCGCGCCGATCCCGATCAGGGCGAGCGTCACCTCGCGGAACTGGCTGAGCGTCTCGCGGACATAGGCGTCCTCCAGGAGGACGTCGCGCGCCTCGGGCGTCCGGGTCAGGCCCGGCGCGGCGAGAAGCTGCGGCGTGGCGCCGGTGATCTGCGCCATGCGCAGGGTGAGATGCGTCGCGTGCTTCTCGACGCCGGGATTGCCGGTCCCGCCCAGAAGCTGGATCACCCGCGACGCACGGGCCTTGGGCGGGCGCAGGCTCTCGACCACGCGCAGCAGCGACGCGCTCCAGGACGACAGGCCGATGACCTCGCCCTCGCGCATCGTGGTCTCGAGGAAATGGGCCGCAGCCGCGCCGATCGCCGTCAGGATCGAATCCTCGGTCGCCTCGCCCGCCTCGGCCACGATGACCTCCTGCAGGCGGTAGCGCTCGCGGATCGCCGCCTCGAGATCGAAGAAGGTGCCGCGCGGCGCGTTGATCGTGATCCGGACGATGTCCTCCTCCTGCGCCCGCTTGAGCAGGCGGGAGATGGTCGCCTGGCTGATGTTCAGCCGTTTCGAGATGGCCGCCTGCGTCTGCTTCTCGACGAAATACAGGTCGGCGACCCGGCCCATGAGCCGCAGGTCGTGGATACGCGCCATCCCGTCGTCCCTCCGCGGCGATCGACCCGCGCCGTTCCCGTGCCGCGACGCCGTCCCGACGCGCGCGGACGCCATACCGGCCGAGCGGCCCGGAGAACCGGCGCGAGGAAGTGGGGGCGTCCGCTTCGAGCATCCATCCCGCTTTTTGACGCGCCGCACAATCGACCGGCGCTTGACTCGCTAGAGAGCACGGCCTAGCTTGAATATCAATACATATGTGAATAAATATTCACACCGGCTTCGGCCAGTGATCGACACGAGGGAACGCGATGTCACGAGCAGGGGCGACGATGGCCGAGCAGCCGGGCGACACGCGGTTTGATCCGGCCCGGCTCGCGGCCGAGGCTACGGAGGTCCGCAAGCGGATCCTCACGACGATCGGCGCCGCCAAGATGGGACATGTCGGCGGCGACCTTTCGGTCACCGATATTCTCGTGACCCTGTTCTTCGGTGTCCTGAACGTCGATCCGGCGCGGCCCGAGATGCCGGATCGCGACCGGTTCGTCCTGTCGAAGGGACATTGCGCCGCCGCCCTCTACACCGTCCTGGCGCGGCGCGGCTTCTTTGCCGAGGACGAGCTGGCGAGCTTCATGCAGCCCCTCTCCCGGCTGAACGGCCATCCGAACCGGCGCAAGGTGCCGGGCGTCGAGGCGAACACGGGGCCCCTCGGCCACGGCCTGCCCATCGCGGTCGGCACGGCGGTCGGCGCGCAGGTCACCGGCGCCTCCTATCGCTCCTTTTGCATCGTCGGCGACGGCGAGCTGCAGGAAGGCTCCAACTGGGAGGCTGCGATGTTCGCCGGCCACCGCGGCCTCGGAAACCTCACCCTGGTCGCCGACCGCAACGGCCTGCAGCAGGGAGCCCGGGTCGCCGACACCAACGACCTCTCGCCGCTCGGCGACAAGTTCGCCGCGTTCGGCTGGGAGGTGCGCGACATCGACGGGCACGACCACGCGGCCTTGCTGGACGCCTTGTCCCGGCCCGGCGAGGGGCGGCCGGTCTTCGTGCTCGCCCGCACGGTCAAGGGCAAGGGCGTCTCGTTCATGGAAGACGGCGTCGAGTGGCATCACGGCGTGCCGACGCCGGCGCAGATCGACGCCGCGCTGAAGGAGCTCTCGCGATGAGCGACAAGGGTGTGGCCGCCGGCCTTCACGACTGCCGCAAGGCGTTCGCCGAAACCCTGGCCGAGATGGCCCGCGGCGACGCGCGCATCGTCGCCGTGTGCAACGACTCGGTCGGCTCGTCCAATCTCAAGGCCTTCCAGCAGGAATTCCCGGACCGGCTGATCAATGTCGGCATCGCCGAGCAGAACATGGTCGGCGTCGCCGCCGGGCTGGCCAATGCCGGCCTCGTGCCCTTCGTCTGCTGCGCCTCGCCGTTCCTGACCGGCCGGGCCATGGAGCAGGTCAAGGTCGACGCGGCCTATAACGGCTACCACATCGTGCTGTGCGGGATGAGCCCGGGCATGGCCTATGGCGAGCTCGGGCCGACCCACCACTCGATCGAGGATCTCGCCTGGATGCGCGCGATCCACGACCTGACGGTGCTGGTGCCCGCCGACCCGTTCCAGACGCGCGAGGCCGTGCGCCAGGCGGCATCCGCCGAGGGACCCGTCTTCATGCGCATCGGCCGCTTCGCCGTGCCGGCGGTGTCGGACGAGGCGGCGGGCTTCGCCATCGGCCGCGCCGACGAGCTGCGCGGCGGCTCCGACGTCACGATCGTGGCGACCGGCACGCTGGTCTCGCGCGCGCTCGAGGCGGCGGACCGCCTGGCCGAGGACGGCATCTCGGCCCGGGTGCTCAACGTGTCGTCCCTGGCTCCGATCGATGCCGAAGCGCTCGTCCGTGCCGCGCGCGAGACGCGCGGCATCGTCACGGCCGAGGAAGGCGTGCCGCATGGCGGGCTGGGCGGCGCCGTCGCCGAGATCGTGGCGCAGGCGCACCCGACCCGGATGAAGATCCTGGGCGTGACCGCCTTCGCGCCGACCGGCGACACGGCCTTCCTGCTCGATCACTTCGGGCTGAACGCCGCCGGCATCGAGGCCGCGGCACGGCAGCTGGCGGCCTGAACCGATGGCCG
Above is a genomic segment from Geminicoccaceae bacterium SCSIO 64248 containing:
- a CDS encoding transketolase, with product MAEQPGDTRFDPARLAAEATEVRKRILTTIGAAKMGHVGGDLSVTDILVTLFFGVLNVDPARPEMPDRDRFVLSKGHCAAALYTVLARRGFFAEDELASFMQPLSRLNGHPNRRKVPGVEANTGPLGHGLPIAVGTAVGAQVTGASYRSFCIVGDGELQEGSNWEAAMFAGHRGLGNLTLVADRNGLQQGARVADTNDLSPLGDKFAAFGWEVRDIDGHDHAALLDALSRPGEGRPVFVLARTVKGKGVSFMEDGVEWHHGVPTPAQIDAALKELSR
- a CDS encoding SDR family oxidoreductase, encoding MNRFQDKTVVVTGGSRGIGAAIAGRFAREGARVMVSANEDPGAAVEAIRREGGTAEGFVADVTDQAAVRALYDAAEAAFGRVDISVQNAGVITIAKVEDLTIDEWRKVLEVNTTGVFLCCQEAIARMRKHGGGGRLINTASGQARQGFIYTPHYAASKFGVVGITQSLAKEVAKEGITVNAFCPGIIETDMWAYNDEAWGKLMGDYKPGELMAEWVRNIPVGRAGRGEDVAGLVTFLASDDAAYITGQTVNVDGGLFMS
- a CDS encoding ABC transporter ATP-binding protein, which codes for MAARSVPQAPSPEAPAQAGPSRRGEGGVAVSIRAAGKRYADVVALQDVSIDVAPGEFVSLLGPSGSGKTTLLGILGGFVQPSSGSVHFGERDVTFAPPHKRDIGIVFQNYALFPHMSVGENVAFPLRARRQPKAEWAGKVARALRLVELDGYADRRISQLSGGQRQRVALARAMVFEPRLILMDEPLSALDKQLREAMQIELRTLHRQLAATIIYVTHDQREALTMSDRVAVLRNGRVVQIDPPERLHDHPADSFIASFIGEATLLPVTPAGPDAVRLGGVTIRTARPLPAASSRLFLALQTEKLLIGDAVDGANRLAGRVTEIVYQGESSRVFVTLADGSSISLRQPSHHLARRHVPAVGEPITVTLHPEDTIVVPEAQD
- a CDS encoding LysR substrate-binding domain-containing protein, which translates into the protein MTGLRRMLPSANALFVFESAARWHSFSGAAAELNVTQPAVSRMLARLEQHLGTRLFTRSAAGVDLTAEGRALYRVVARSFRDVENAIGELRPRPSGGEPLTLSLSSAFTTHWLMPRIDRFRAAFPTVDLRFQLIAGPLHGPVEVDLGMRFLTRDHPDYVPAFAVEETMLPVCSPAYRQAHDADHARHAIIDLSGWDGSWPESFAGLRADDSLRLAFPDYAVVLQAALLGQGVALGWSYVVSHWLRHGQLVPAAAGLIRTDRQCQLMLPKDRAARPIVLAVRDWLIAEIRAEMRIVHERYPGLGS
- a CDS encoding transketolase C-terminal domain-containing protein, which codes for MSDKGVAAGLHDCRKAFAETLAEMARGDARIVAVCNDSVGSSNLKAFQQEFPDRLINVGIAEQNMVGVAAGLANAGLVPFVCCASPFLTGRAMEQVKVDAAYNGYHIVLCGMSPGMAYGELGPTHHSIEDLAWMRAIHDLTVLVPADPFQTREAVRQAASAEGPVFMRIGRFAVPAVSDEAAGFAIGRADELRGGSDVTIVATGTLVSRALEAADRLAEDGISARVLNVSSLAPIDAEALVRAARETRGIVTAEEGVPHGGLGGAVAEIVAQAHPTRMKILGVTAFAPTGDTAFLLDHFGLNAAGIEAAARQLAA
- a CDS encoding ABC transporter permease, whose product is MRVSIPSLLLWGFVGLVLLYLIVPILIVMPMSFSDARFLSFPPPAWSTRWYEAFFTSRNWMAAAQTSLLVAVLTALIATPLGTAAAYAIHNSTSRLVRSLQIVLLMPMMVPIIIVAIGVFFVYARTGLLATRAGLVLADVMLSLPYVIIAVLAGLRGFDMTQEMVARSLGMNRLRSFMAVTLPQIKASVVTGALFAFITALDETIVALFISGGRYQTLTKRMFTALRDEIDPTIAAISSLLTAASFLIVLLAGASRRNSDA
- a CDS encoding HAD-IA family hydrolase, which translates into the protein MSFQSFKVLTFDVVGTLIDFESGVLDAVRRIGGRSAERHSDTAIFDAYIRGRDRNRGRSSDVFGEVYRAVAAELDLPSDARAAEAFQLSVLRWQPFADSVEALARLRRRFRLVAMTNADRTAFSAYEQALGRPFHDSVTADDTGTAKPDPRYFAYNQGRQAAFGYAKSEILHVAQSQYHDIGVARAEGYTVCWIERRQGQEGFGATPVPETVTKPDFHFPTLKALADAIDAAG
- a CDS encoding ABC transporter permease; its protein translation is MSVAQATLARDDVMDIAIRHARREQGTMLLLLAPALVVVAVLLVLPLGWLVWQSFWNDGLTLEHYRRIATDPAYWTSFTLTFRISFLVTGLALLLGYPVAYAALKLPPFWANVVLALVVLPFWTSVLVRAYAWLILLQRTGLINEALAGLGLIDQPLELAYNELGTIIATVHILLPFMVLPLYATMQKIPGDLVQAGASLGGTPLHVFWRVFLPLSMPGVIAGTVLVFILCLGFYITPELLGGGRVLMVSMIVSRNVELYAEWGAASAVALVLLACVGLLFFAASRLISLERILGAR
- a CDS encoding ABC transporter substrate-binding protein, translating into MRSVGSLLIGASAFVLWGASAAFAQEITFVSQGGAYQEAQTTAILDPAAENLDIWVNQDSSPDSWPVIRTQVETGSPTWDVVDMPTADCVRGGEQGLIEPLDFAQIPNAEPMPAEYKTPYSVAYEFYSSVLAYNQETFGDNPPKTWADFWNVEDFPGRRALRNHPLATLEAALMADGVAPDQLYPLDVDRAFAKLEEIKPHITVWWTSGGQSAQLLSDGEVDMLMAWNGRVSAVARDRPQATFTYNQGILQNTSLCIVKGAPNLETAVPFINEAISPDLQANLPLEIDYGPGNPEAFKTGKISEERAAELPSSPENARVQALMSSTWWASADGEAAKERWLGFMQQ
- a CDS encoding FAD-binding oxidoreductase gives rise to the protein MAAASPRDPARSLWASTARPDEARPTLDGERRADVVVIGGGYTGLSAAYHLAKAGRSVVVLEASTVGWGASGRNGGVVGSKFRLSYPAIASAHGMPVARRMYAISHEAVDGVQEMIDTLGIEGAAYVRCGQVKAAHNEAAFEAARSEAAWMRDVMGDRGAIVLDRDEVRAETGSDAFVGGTRTDASGGLHPLNYVRGLARGAGAAGAAIFEASPALDLVPEGEGVRVTTPVGRVVARQAILATNAYADLTKASAGLEKRLVPFRSAIIATAPLSANLRASIMPSRRIYGETRRMMRWFRMVDDRVVFGGRGAFGREDRESAFRSLRHGMVGLFPMLAEQPIAFRWSGLVAMTLDAVPHVGRLDDRVLFAHGYNGAGVALSSLMGRYLARFAAGEKPDMALLDAAGSKPVPLYALREPAVRLVAGWYQFLDAIGR
- a CDS encoding sugar-binding transcriptional regulator; its protein translation is MARIHDLRLMGRVADLYFVEKQTQAAISKRLNISQATISRLLKRAQEEDIVRITINAPRGTFFDLEAAIRERYRLQEVIVAEAGEATEDSILTAIGAAAAHFLETTMREGEVIGLSSWSASLLRVVESLRPPKARASRVIQLLGGTGNPGVEKHATHLTLRMAQITGATPQLLAAPGLTRTPEARDVLLEDAYVRETLSQFREVTLALIGIGALEPSQMLADSGNRLSPDELRELGSAGAVGDMGLRFFDQEGRQVRSSTDHRIIGVDLPELAAVPRVVGVAGGLRKVEAIRAAMLGGYVTILVTDNHTALALAAG